One Phragmites australis chromosome 23, lpPhrAust1.1, whole genome shotgun sequence DNA window includes the following coding sequences:
- the LOC133906359 gene encoding uncharacterized protein LOC133906359 produces MENETPTGQPACELPPPSGLASPDTTPSCRSVTSSPEFALPTPSLLGVAVRKPVSTRGKRRCVELEGLADGDHVRAASTTSLSGTATAKCGIINSKCCSDKTSLKAVHIAGTKGKGSTAAFQSNVMREQGYNVGCYSSPHLQTIRERISVGNNVIQSTELAASVITTVGGNIWLLWVAPCKA; encoded by the exons ATGGAAAATGAAACACCGACCGGGCAGCCTGCCTgcgagctgccgccgccgtcggggTTGGCGTCGCCGGACACAACACCGTCGTGTCGAAGTGTGACGTCTTCACCGGAGTTCGCCTTGCCAACGCCGTCCTTGCTTGGAGTTGCGGTCCGCAAGCCCGTCTCCACCCGAGGTAAGCGCCGCTGCGTGGAGTTGGAGGGCCTCGCCGATGGTGACCACGTCCGCGCGGCCTCCACCACTTCCCTGTCCGGCACCGCCACGGCGAAGTGCGGCATCATCAACTCAAAGTGTTGCTCGGACAAAACGTCACTCAAG GCTGTTCATATCGCTGGCACGAAGGGCAAAGGTTCGACTGCTGCATTCCAGTCCAATGTCATGAGGGAGCAAGGCTACAATGTGGGTTGCTATTCTAG CCCACATCTTCAAACAATTCGTGAGAGGATTTCTGTCGGAAATAATGTCATACAAAGTACTGAATTAGCAGCATCTGTCATAACAACGGTAGGAGGGAACATCTGGCTGCTTTGGGTGGCTCCCTGCAAAGCATAG
- the LOC133906676 gene encoding plant cysteine oxidase 2-like, with translation MKVERGAGGVEVEVAVAAEAERTAKRRRVAGGRRGGGGGVGRRARRRRVQADAAAVQRLFQACRAVFRGPGTVPKPAEVHLLRAMLDRMRPGDVGLSPDLKFFRTRDAAERTPTITHTTIYKCPDFSMVIFFLPPNAVIPLHNHPGMTVFSKLLLGSMHIKSYDWVDPDPDPSVSSCSSSSNDQLRLAKLVADDVFTAPCDTSVLYPTTGGNMHRFTAIAPCAILDILGPPYSIEEDRDCTYYTDIPYTHHSTADEGGDLTGVEQEGCRLAWLKEVDMPRELKMCSVHYGGPPISDK, from the exons ATGAAGGTGGAGAGGGGCGCGGGGggagtggaggtggaggtggcggtggcggcggaggccgAGCGCACCGCGAAGAGGAGGCGGGTGGCGGGGGGCAGGAGgggcggaggaggtggcgtgGGGCGGCgcgcgaggaggaggcgcgttcaggcggatgcggcggcggtGCAGCGGCTCTTCCAGGCGTGCCGCGCCGTGTTCAGGGGGCCGGGCACCGTGCCCAAGCCCGCCGAGGTCCACCTGCTCCGCGCCATGCTCG ACAGAATGAGACCGGGAGATGTCGGTCTAAGCCCAGATCTTAAATTCTTCAGGACTAGAGATGCTGCTGAAAGAACCCCGACAATTACACACACGACAATATACAAATGTCCAGATTTTTCG ATGGTTATCTTCTTTTTGCCGCCAAATGCGGTCATCCCTCTTCACAATCACCCTGGAATGACGGTGTTCAGCAAACTGCTCCTCGGATCAATGCATATAAAGTCATATGACTGGGTTGATCCTGATCCTGATCCTTCGGTGAGCAGTTGTTCGTCGTCATCCAACGATCAAT TGAGATTGGCAAAACTGGTGGCGGATGATGTTTTTACAGCGCCTTGTGATACCTCAGTCCTGTATCCAACGACAGGAGGGAACATGCACCGGTTTACTGCCATCGCACCTTGTGCAATTCTCGACATTCTTGGCCCCCCTTACTCCATAGAAGAAGACAGGGACTGCACATACTACACCGATATTCCATATACACACCATTCGA CGGCAGACGAGGGTGGTGACCTCACCGGCGTCGAGCAAGAAGGATGCCGTCTGGCATGGCTGAAGGAGGTTGACATGCCGAGGGAGCTGAAGATGTGCAGCGTCCATTACGGCGGCCCTCCTATCTCGGACAAGTGA